A genomic segment from Triticum dicoccoides isolate Atlit2015 ecotype Zavitan chromosome 1A, WEW_v2.0, whole genome shotgun sequence encodes:
- the LOC119272536 gene encoding vacuolar protein 8-like isoform X4, with product MSLHSSPAAAGDAPTGTAEELLERARGLVPDALDAARAATGFGGRWKAIAARLEKVPPCLSDLSCHPCFSKNALCRELLQSVAATLAEAAELGVLCREPPKAGKLQMQSDLDALAGKLDLNLRDCALLVKTGVLSDATVPSPPAEAAAAAASQTDVRELLARLQIGHAEAKHRAVEGLLDALREDEKSVLSALGRGNVAALVQLLTATAPKIREKAATVLCLLAESGSCEGLLVSEGALPPLIRLAESGSLVGREKAVITLQRLSMSPEIARAIVGHSGVRPLIEICQTGDSISQSAAAGALKNLSAVPEVRQALAEEGIVRVMISLLDRGVVLGSKEYAAECLQNFTSSNDNLRRAVVSEGALPSLLAYLDGPLPQESAVGALRNLVSAVSPDNLVSLGVLPRLAHVLRDGSVGAQQAAAAAICRISSSPEMKRLVGDHGCMPLLVRLLEAKSSGAREVAAQATATLMSCPANARDVKKDEKSVPNLVQLLDPSPGNTAKKYAISCLLALSASKRCKKLMIAQGAIGYLKKLSEMDVAGAKKLLEKLERGKLRTLFTRK from the coding sequence ATGAGCTTGCACAGCAGTCCGGCCGCGGCCGGGGACGCGCCGACCGGGACGGCGGAGGAGCTGCTCGAGCGGGCGCGGGGCCTGGTGCCGGACGCGCTGGACGCTGCGCGCGCGGCGACGGGGTTTGGCGGGCGGTGGAAGGCGATCGCGGCGAGGCTGGAGAAGGTGCCGCCGTGCCTGTCCGACCTGTCCTGCCACCCCTGCTTCTCCAAGAACGCGCTCTGCCGGGAGCTGCTGCAGTCCGTTGCCGCCACGCTCGCCGAGGCCGCCGAGCTCGGCGTGCTCTGCCGCGAGCCGCCCAAGGCTGGCAAACTGCAGATGCAGAGCGACCTCGACGCTCTCGCCGGGAAGCTGGACCTCAACCTCCGGGACTGCGCGCTGCTTGTCAAGACTGGTGTTCTGTCAGATGCGACGGTTCCGTCTCCTCCggctgaggcggcggcggcagcggcctcGCAGACGGACGTGCGGGAGCTGCTCGCTAGGCTGCAAATTGGGCACGCCGAGGCGAAGCACCGGGctgtggaggggctccttgatgcgCTGCGCGAGGACGAGAAGAGCGTGCTGTCGGCGCTCGGCCGTGGCAACGTGGCCGCGCTGGTGCAGCTGCTGACGGCTACGGCGCCCAAGATCAGGGAGAAGGCGGCGACCGTGCTCTGCTTGCTTGCCGAGTCCGGCAGCTGCGAGGGCTTGCTGGTGTCGGAAGGCGCGCTGCCGCCGCTCATCCGGCTGGCGGAGTCCGGCAGCCTTGTTGGCCGGGAGAAGGCCGTCATCACGCTGCAGCGTCTGTCCATGTCGCCCGAGATTGCCCGCGCAATCGTCGGCCACAGCGGCGTCCGCCCACTCATCGAAATCTGCCAGACCGGGGACTCCATCTCGCAATCCGCGGCGGCGGGCGCGCTCAAGAACCTCTCCGCGGTGCCAGAGGTCCGGCAAGCGCTGGCCGAGGAAGGCATCGTGCGCGTCATGATCAGCCTGCTCGACCGCGGCGTCGTGCTGGGCTCCAAGGAGTACGCGGCGGAGTGCCTGCAGAACTTCACGTCGAGCAACGACAACCTGCGGCGCGCCGTGGTGTCCGAGGGCGCGCTGCCCAGCCTGCTCGCCTACCTCGACGGCCCGCTGCCGCAGGAGTCCGCCGTGGGCGCGCTCCGCAACCTCGTCTCCGCCGTCTCGCCGGACAACCTCGTGTCGCTCGGCGTGCTCCCGCGGCTCGCGCACGTGCTCCGCGACGGCTCCGTGGGCGCGCAGCAGGCGGCCGCGGCGGCCATCTGCAGGATCTCCAGCTCCCCGGAGATGAAGCGGCTGGTGGGCGACCACGGGTGCATGCCGCTGCTGGTGCGGCTGCTGGAGGCCAAGTCGAGCGGCGCGCGGGAGGTGGCGGCGCAGGCGACGGCGACGCTGATGAGCTGCCCGGCGAACGCGAGGGACGTGAAGAAGGACGAGAAGAGCGTGCCGAACCTGGTGCAGCTGCTGGACCCGAGCCCGGGGAACACGGCCAAGAAGTACGCCATCTCCTGCCTCCTGGCGCTGTCGGCGAGCAAGCGGTGCAAGAAGCTGATGATCGCGCAGGGCGCCATCGGGTACCTGAAGAAGCTCTCCGAGATGGACGTGGCCGGCGCCAAGAAGCTGCTCGAGAAGCTGGAGCGTGGCAAGCTGCGCACCCTATTCACCAGGAAGTAA
- the LOC119272536 gene encoding vacuolar protein 8-like isoform X3, whose product MPADHEAECCSWCDQEMSLHSSPAAAGDAPTGTAEELLERARGLVPDALDAARAATGFGGRWKAIAARLEKVPPCLSDLSCHPCFSKNALCRELLQSVAATLAEAAELGVLCREPPKAGKLQMQSDLDALAGKLDLNLRDCALLVKTGVLSDATVPSPPAEAAAAAASQTDVRELLARLQIGHAEAKHRAVEGLLDALREDEKSVLSALGRGNVAALVQLLTATAPKIREKAATVLCLLAESGSCEGLLVSEGALPPLIRLAESGSLVGREKAVITLQRLSMSPEIARAIVGHSGVRPLIEICQTGDSISQSAAAGALKNLSAVPEVRQALAEEGIVRVMISLLDRGVVLGSKEYAAECLQNFTSSNDNLRRAVVSEGALPSLLAYLDGPLPQESAVGALRNLVSAVSPDNLVSLGVLPRLAHVLRDGSVGAQQAAAAAICRISSSPEMKRLVGDHGCMPLLVRLLEAKSSGAREVAAQATATLMSCPANARDVKKDEKSVPNLVQLLDPSPGNTAKKYAISCLLALSASKRCKKLMIAQGAIGYLKKLSEMDVAGAKKLLEKLERGKLRTLFTRK is encoded by the exons ATGCCTGCAGATCACGAG GCTGAGTGTTGTAGCTGGTGCGACCAGGAAATGAGCTTGCACAGCAGTCCGGCCGCGGCCGGGGACGCGCCGACCGGGACGGCGGAGGAGCTGCTCGAGCGGGCGCGGGGCCTGGTGCCGGACGCGCTGGACGCTGCGCGCGCGGCGACGGGGTTTGGCGGGCGGTGGAAGGCGATCGCGGCGAGGCTGGAGAAGGTGCCGCCGTGCCTGTCCGACCTGTCCTGCCACCCCTGCTTCTCCAAGAACGCGCTCTGCCGGGAGCTGCTGCAGTCCGTTGCCGCCACGCTCGCCGAGGCCGCCGAGCTCGGCGTGCTCTGCCGCGAGCCGCCCAAGGCTGGCAAACTGCAGATGCAGAGCGACCTCGACGCTCTCGCCGGGAAGCTGGACCTCAACCTCCGGGACTGCGCGCTGCTTGTCAAGACTGGTGTTCTGTCAGATGCGACGGTTCCGTCTCCTCCggctgaggcggcggcggcagcggcctcGCAGACGGACGTGCGGGAGCTGCTCGCTAGGCTGCAAATTGGGCACGCCGAGGCGAAGCACCGGGctgtggaggggctccttgatgcgCTGCGCGAGGACGAGAAGAGCGTGCTGTCGGCGCTCGGCCGTGGCAACGTGGCCGCGCTGGTGCAGCTGCTGACGGCTACGGCGCCCAAGATCAGGGAGAAGGCGGCGACCGTGCTCTGCTTGCTTGCCGAGTCCGGCAGCTGCGAGGGCTTGCTGGTGTCGGAAGGCGCGCTGCCGCCGCTCATCCGGCTGGCGGAGTCCGGCAGCCTTGTTGGCCGGGAGAAGGCCGTCATCACGCTGCAGCGTCTGTCCATGTCGCCCGAGATTGCCCGCGCAATCGTCGGCCACAGCGGCGTCCGCCCACTCATCGAAATCTGCCAGACCGGGGACTCCATCTCGCAATCCGCGGCGGCGGGCGCGCTCAAGAACCTCTCCGCGGTGCCAGAGGTCCGGCAAGCGCTGGCCGAGGAAGGCATCGTGCGCGTCATGATCAGCCTGCTCGACCGCGGCGTCGTGCTGGGCTCCAAGGAGTACGCGGCGGAGTGCCTGCAGAACTTCACGTCGAGCAACGACAACCTGCGGCGCGCCGTGGTGTCCGAGGGCGCGCTGCCCAGCCTGCTCGCCTACCTCGACGGCCCGCTGCCGCAGGAGTCCGCCGTGGGCGCGCTCCGCAACCTCGTCTCCGCCGTCTCGCCGGACAACCTCGTGTCGCTCGGCGTGCTCCCGCGGCTCGCGCACGTGCTCCGCGACGGCTCCGTGGGCGCGCAGCAGGCGGCCGCGGCGGCCATCTGCAGGATCTCCAGCTCCCCGGAGATGAAGCGGCTGGTGGGCGACCACGGGTGCATGCCGCTGCTGGTGCGGCTGCTGGAGGCCAAGTCGAGCGGCGCGCGGGAGGTGGCGGCGCAGGCGACGGCGACGCTGATGAGCTGCCCGGCGAACGCGAGGGACGTGAAGAAGGACGAGAAGAGCGTGCCGAACCTGGTGCAGCTGCTGGACCCGAGCCCGGGGAACACGGCCAAGAAGTACGCCATCTCCTGCCTCCTGGCGCTGTCGGCGAGCAAGCGGTGCAAGAAGCTGATGATCGCGCAGGGCGCCATCGGGTACCTGAAGAAGCTCTCCGAGATGGACGTGGCCGGCGCCAAGAAGCTGCTCGAGAAGCTGGAGCGTGGCAAGCTGCGCACCCTATTCACCAGGAAGTAA
- the LOC119272536 gene encoding vacuolar protein 8-like isoform X2 yields MPADHEAECCSWCDQEMSLHSSPAAAGDAPTGTAEELLERARGLVPDALDAARAATGFGGRWKAIAARLEKVPPCLSDLSCHPCFSKNALCRELLQSVAATLAEAAELGVLCREPPKAGKLQMQSDLDALAGKLDLNLRDCALLVKTGVLSDATVPSPPAEAAAAAASQTDVRELLARLQIGHAEAKHRAVEGLLDALREDEKSVLSALGRGNVAALVQLLTATAPKIREKAATVLCLLAESGSCEGLLVSEGALPPLIRLAESGSLVGREKAVITLQRLSMSPEIARAIVGHSGVRPLIEICQTGDSISQSAAAGALKNLSAVPEVRQALAEEGIVRVMISLLDRGVVLGSKEYAAECLQNFTSSNDNLRRAVVSEGALPSLLAYLDGPLPQESAVGALRNLVSAVSPDNLVSLGVLPRLAHVLRDGSVGAQQAAAAAICRISSSPEMKRLVGDHGCMPLLVRLLEAKSSGAREVAAQATATLMSCPANARDVKKDEKSVPNLVQLLDPSPGNTAKKYAISCLLALSASKRCKKLMIAQGAIGYLKKLSEMDVAGAKKLLEKLERGKLRTLFTRK; encoded by the coding sequence ATGCCTGCAGATCACGAGGCTGAGTGTTGTAGCTGGTGCGACCAGGAAATGAGCTTGCACAGCAGTCCGGCCGCGGCCGGGGACGCGCCGACCGGGACGGCGGAGGAGCTGCTCGAGCGGGCGCGGGGCCTGGTGCCGGACGCGCTGGACGCTGCGCGCGCGGCGACGGGGTTTGGCGGGCGGTGGAAGGCGATCGCGGCGAGGCTGGAGAAGGTGCCGCCGTGCCTGTCCGACCTGTCCTGCCACCCCTGCTTCTCCAAGAACGCGCTCTGCCGGGAGCTGCTGCAGTCCGTTGCCGCCACGCTCGCCGAGGCCGCCGAGCTCGGCGTGCTCTGCCGCGAGCCGCCCAAGGCTGGCAAACTGCAGATGCAGAGCGACCTCGACGCTCTCGCCGGGAAGCTGGACCTCAACCTCCGGGACTGCGCGCTGCTTGTCAAGACTGGTGTTCTGTCAGATGCGACGGTTCCGTCTCCTCCggctgaggcggcggcggcagcggcctcGCAGACGGACGTGCGGGAGCTGCTCGCTAGGCTGCAAATTGGGCACGCCGAGGCGAAGCACCGGGctgtggaggggctccttgatgcgCTGCGCGAGGACGAGAAGAGCGTGCTGTCGGCGCTCGGCCGTGGCAACGTGGCCGCGCTGGTGCAGCTGCTGACGGCTACGGCGCCCAAGATCAGGGAGAAGGCGGCGACCGTGCTCTGCTTGCTTGCCGAGTCCGGCAGCTGCGAGGGCTTGCTGGTGTCGGAAGGCGCGCTGCCGCCGCTCATCCGGCTGGCGGAGTCCGGCAGCCTTGTTGGCCGGGAGAAGGCCGTCATCACGCTGCAGCGTCTGTCCATGTCGCCCGAGATTGCCCGCGCAATCGTCGGCCACAGCGGCGTCCGCCCACTCATCGAAATCTGCCAGACCGGGGACTCCATCTCGCAATCCGCGGCGGCGGGCGCGCTCAAGAACCTCTCCGCGGTGCCAGAGGTCCGGCAAGCGCTGGCCGAGGAAGGCATCGTGCGCGTCATGATCAGCCTGCTCGACCGCGGCGTCGTGCTGGGCTCCAAGGAGTACGCGGCGGAGTGCCTGCAGAACTTCACGTCGAGCAACGACAACCTGCGGCGCGCCGTGGTGTCCGAGGGCGCGCTGCCCAGCCTGCTCGCCTACCTCGACGGCCCGCTGCCGCAGGAGTCCGCCGTGGGCGCGCTCCGCAACCTCGTCTCCGCCGTCTCGCCGGACAACCTCGTGTCGCTCGGCGTGCTCCCGCGGCTCGCGCACGTGCTCCGCGACGGCTCCGTGGGCGCGCAGCAGGCGGCCGCGGCGGCCATCTGCAGGATCTCCAGCTCCCCGGAGATGAAGCGGCTGGTGGGCGACCACGGGTGCATGCCGCTGCTGGTGCGGCTGCTGGAGGCCAAGTCGAGCGGCGCGCGGGAGGTGGCGGCGCAGGCGACGGCGACGCTGATGAGCTGCCCGGCGAACGCGAGGGACGTGAAGAAGGACGAGAAGAGCGTGCCGAACCTGGTGCAGCTGCTGGACCCGAGCCCGGGGAACACGGCCAAGAAGTACGCCATCTCCTGCCTCCTGGCGCTGTCGGCGAGCAAGCGGTGCAAGAAGCTGATGATCGCGCAGGGCGCCATCGGGTACCTGAAGAAGCTCTCCGAGATGGACGTGGCCGGCGCCAAGAAGCTGCTCGAGAAGCTGGAGCGTGGCAAGCTGCGCACCCTATTCACCAGGAAGTAA
- the LOC119272536 gene encoding vacuolar protein 8-like isoform X1, with protein MIGIFIVAAAAAAAALALVGFFALAVGVGRRDGAGASGGTSGGGERTGRRDHEAECCSWCDQEMSLHSSPAAAGDAPTGTAEELLERARGLVPDALDAARAATGFGGRWKAIAARLEKVPPCLSDLSCHPCFSKNALCRELLQSVAATLAEAAELGVLCREPPKAGKLQMQSDLDALAGKLDLNLRDCALLVKTGVLSDATVPSPPAEAAAAAASQTDVRELLARLQIGHAEAKHRAVEGLLDALREDEKSVLSALGRGNVAALVQLLTATAPKIREKAATVLCLLAESGSCEGLLVSEGALPPLIRLAESGSLVGREKAVITLQRLSMSPEIARAIVGHSGVRPLIEICQTGDSISQSAAAGALKNLSAVPEVRQALAEEGIVRVMISLLDRGVVLGSKEYAAECLQNFTSSNDNLRRAVVSEGALPSLLAYLDGPLPQESAVGALRNLVSAVSPDNLVSLGVLPRLAHVLRDGSVGAQQAAAAAICRISSSPEMKRLVGDHGCMPLLVRLLEAKSSGAREVAAQATATLMSCPANARDVKKDEKSVPNLVQLLDPSPGNTAKKYAISCLLALSASKRCKKLMIAQGAIGYLKKLSEMDVAGAKKLLEKLERGKLRTLFTRK; from the exons ATGATTGGCATTTTCATcgtagcagcagcggcggcggcggcggcactagCTCTCGTGGGTTTCTTCGCGCTGGCGGTCGGCGTCGGGAGGAGGGACGGAGCAGGGGCGAGCGGGGGCACGTCCGGCGGAGGCGAGCGGACCGGAAGGCGAG ATCACGAGGCTGAGTGTTGTAGCTGGTGCGACCAGGAAATGAGCTTGCACAGCAGTCCGGCCGCGGCCGGGGACGCGCCGACCGGGACGGCGGAGGAGCTGCTCGAGCGGGCGCGGGGCCTGGTGCCGGACGCGCTGGACGCTGCGCGCGCGGCGACGGGGTTTGGCGGGCGGTGGAAGGCGATCGCGGCGAGGCTGGAGAAGGTGCCGCCGTGCCTGTCCGACCTGTCCTGCCACCCCTGCTTCTCCAAGAACGCGCTCTGCCGGGAGCTGCTGCAGTCCGTTGCCGCCACGCTCGCCGAGGCCGCCGAGCTCGGCGTGCTCTGCCGCGAGCCGCCCAAGGCTGGCAAACTGCAGATGCAGAGCGACCTCGACGCTCTCGCCGGGAAGCTGGACCTCAACCTCCGGGACTGCGCGCTGCTTGTCAAGACTGGTGTTCTGTCAGATGCGACGGTTCCGTCTCCTCCggctgaggcggcggcggcagcggcctcGCAGACGGACGTGCGGGAGCTGCTCGCTAGGCTGCAAATTGGGCACGCCGAGGCGAAGCACCGGGctgtggaggggctccttgatgcgCTGCGCGAGGACGAGAAGAGCGTGCTGTCGGCGCTCGGCCGTGGCAACGTGGCCGCGCTGGTGCAGCTGCTGACGGCTACGGCGCCCAAGATCAGGGAGAAGGCGGCGACCGTGCTCTGCTTGCTTGCCGAGTCCGGCAGCTGCGAGGGCTTGCTGGTGTCGGAAGGCGCGCTGCCGCCGCTCATCCGGCTGGCGGAGTCCGGCAGCCTTGTTGGCCGGGAGAAGGCCGTCATCACGCTGCAGCGTCTGTCCATGTCGCCCGAGATTGCCCGCGCAATCGTCGGCCACAGCGGCGTCCGCCCACTCATCGAAATCTGCCAGACCGGGGACTCCATCTCGCAATCCGCGGCGGCGGGCGCGCTCAAGAACCTCTCCGCGGTGCCAGAGGTCCGGCAAGCGCTGGCCGAGGAAGGCATCGTGCGCGTCATGATCAGCCTGCTCGACCGCGGCGTCGTGCTGGGCTCCAAGGAGTACGCGGCGGAGTGCCTGCAGAACTTCACGTCGAGCAACGACAACCTGCGGCGCGCCGTGGTGTCCGAGGGCGCGCTGCCCAGCCTGCTCGCCTACCTCGACGGCCCGCTGCCGCAGGAGTCCGCCGTGGGCGCGCTCCGCAACCTCGTCTCCGCCGTCTCGCCGGACAACCTCGTGTCGCTCGGCGTGCTCCCGCGGCTCGCGCACGTGCTCCGCGACGGCTCCGTGGGCGCGCAGCAGGCGGCCGCGGCGGCCATCTGCAGGATCTCCAGCTCCCCGGAGATGAAGCGGCTGGTGGGCGACCACGGGTGCATGCCGCTGCTGGTGCGGCTGCTGGAGGCCAAGTCGAGCGGCGCGCGGGAGGTGGCGGCGCAGGCGACGGCGACGCTGATGAGCTGCCCGGCGAACGCGAGGGACGTGAAGAAGGACGAGAAGAGCGTGCCGAACCTGGTGCAGCTGCTGGACCCGAGCCCGGGGAACACGGCCAAGAAGTACGCCATCTCCTGCCTCCTGGCGCTGTCGGCGAGCAAGCGGTGCAAGAAGCTGATGATCGCGCAGGGCGCCATCGGGTACCTGAAGAAGCTCTCCGAGATGGACGTGGCCGGCGCCAAGAAGCTGCTCGAGAAGCTGGAGCGTGGCAAGCTGCGCACCCTATTCACCAGGAAGTAA